The proteins below are encoded in one region of Sminthopsis crassicaudata isolate SCR6 chromosome 1, ASM4859323v1, whole genome shotgun sequence:
- the ANKLE1 gene encoding ankyrin repeat and LEM domain-containing protein 1, which yields MAEMGPWSADWTEDSPDCRGSDRLRGATGEAALALARRLREALNAGRAREVESLLTLGADPNLVLPDGAAAVHLAAGSERDSGLHCLAVLLRHGADPNARSEDALTPVHVAASWGCYKCLKLLLRAGGDPELQDQDGKRALELALEQENEECVEILRERAGSGGVLPCPALCSGEDQSRGFSAPNGDDPDTSIWGLSDVTFSLGPLGSPGRTQQDGPEVGGEALGAGHTPPSQALPAHPQPSKGKGLGVDKPSGSDFGFPAPLFPQPTSSPSPAPPLGSLPCLGLEDTPWDHSCLSHPEPDHPWEDQDDTGTSSLPAARDTSSPDSFLTALEAFEPEGRGPDAVLLAPTISDTIVAGPSQIRESRSGSQPDSPAGASLPHRAPLDVCAPDSRVPQTSGPPRKERLYAALRAELRAMVLSAEHSLPILEESGMLPASVDPVSHLNAQLRGLVLGSSPEPQDLATTRTSCELQGLVSHNSEGNRCSLSYQRVKRGPPLKVLPGRGSPGFPNNEIPEHGKPPTLGGLKEARASPFPPHTDHLVAFAGDDPFSEFLTDDKTSQSSEYADGVSMWLTEDGEDEDDHIPRSPRTSSCQNCIGKPPEAPSPILHPQPLPVGRSPHPGPEPPPADPKPGPSFLDQRLPCAEDTVADRQRGCHPAVPFPARDSSPLPNQDWSQQRQALRESPGPGPVSPAFTRPYYLKRLKEGSPGGPAARYSRELTLALQTGCVPNAQDDEDVLAQQFDQPDPTQRWREGTVKSSFTYLLLDPRVTQNLPSQCHILSAAECFQTFIQAIFYVGKGTRTRPYSHLSEALRHRRDRQKQTCPKVERILDIWASGHGVVSLHCFQNVVAVEAYTREACLVDALGMQVLSNQKKGHYYGAVASWPAPRRRRLGVHLLHRALAIFLAEGERQLRPPDIQVGT from the exons ATGGCCGAGATGGGACCGTGGTCAGCGGACTGGACCGAGGATAGCCCCGACTGCCGGGGCTCGGACCGGCTCAGGGGAGCGACGGGCGAGGCCGCCCTGGCTCTGGCGCGGAGGCTCCGAGAAGCGCTGAACGCCGGGCGGGCTCG GGAGGTGGAGTCGCTGCTGACGCTCGGGGCTGACCCCAACCTGGTGCTGCCGGACGGCGCGGCCGCAGTCCACCTGGCGGCGGGGAGCGAGCGGGACAGCGGCCTGCACTGCCTGGCTGTGTTGCTGCGGCACGGAGCGGACCCCAACGCCCG GTCTGAGGATGCTCTGACCCCCGTGCACGTGGCTGCCTCCTGGGGCTGTTACAAGTGCCTGAAACTCCTTCTAAGGGCAGGAGGTGACCCCGAGCTTCAGGACCAG GACGGGAAAAGAGCGCTGGAGCTCGCGCTGGAGCAGGAGAACGAGGAGTGTGTGGAAATCCTGAGGGAGCGCGCCGGCTCTGGAGGGGTGCTCCCCTGTCCGGCCCTTTGCAGCGGGGAGGACCAAAGTCGCGGCTTCTCAGCCCCCAATGGAGATGACCCTGACACCAGCATCTGGGGACTTTCAGATGTGACTTTTAGCCTGGGGCCCCTGGGCAGCCCAGGCAGAACCCAACAGGATGGCCCTGAGGTGGGGGGTGAAGCTTTGGGGGCTGGGCACACCCCCCCCAGCCAGGCTCTCCCAGCCCATCCTCAGCCCTCCAAGGGGAAAGGACTTGGGGTGGATAAGCCCTCTGGCTCTGACTTCGGCTTCCCTGCACCCCTCTTTCCTCAGCCCACTTCCTCACCTTCCCCAGCTCCTCCCTTGGGCTCTCTGCCCTGCTTGGGCTTGGAGGACACACCTTGGGACCACAGCTGTCTCTCTCACCCAGAGCCAGACCATCCCTGGGAAGATCAAGATGACACAGGGACCAGCTCTCTCCCTGCGGCTAGGGACACTTCCTCTCCTGACTCCTTCCTCACGGCACTGGAAGCCTTTGAGCCCGAGGGCCGGGGACCCGATGCTGTCCTGCTCGCCCCTACCATCTCAGACACCATTGTGGCCGGGCCGTCTCAGATCAGGGAGAGCAGGAGTGGATCCCAGCCGGACAGCCCTGCAGGGGCCAGCCTCCCCCACAGAGCGCCCTTGGACGTGTGTGCCCCAGATAGCAGGGTTCCCCAGACCTCAGGGCCCCCCAGGAAGGAGCGGCTTTATGCAGCCCTGAGAGCCGAACTCAGGGCCATGGTACTGAGTGCCGAGCACTCCCTGCCCATTCTAGAGGAATCGGGCATGCTGCCAGCCAGTGTGGATCCAGTGAGCCATCTAAATGCCCAGCTGAGGGGGCTGGTTCTGGGTTCTTCCCCAGAGCCCCAAGATTTGGCTACTACTAGGACATCCTGCGAGCTGCAAGGCTTGGTCTCCCACAATAGTGAAGGCAACAGGTGCTCCCTTTCTTACCAGAGAGTGAAACGGGGCCCACCCCTGAAAGTGCTGCCTGGAAGAGGTAGCCCAGGCTTCCCGAACAATGAGATTCCCGAGCACGGAAAGCCCCCAACTCTGGGAGGGTTAAAAGAGGCCAGAGCGAGTCCCTTCCCTCCCCACACTGACCACTTGGTAGCATTCGCTGGAGATGACCCATTTAGTGAGTTCCTGACTGATGACAAGACTTCCCAGAGCAGTGAGTATGCGGATGGGGTTAGTATGTGGCTGACAGAGGATGGGGAAGATGAAGATGACCACATCCCCCGAAGCCCCAGGACCAGCTCCTGCCAGAACTGCATTGGGAAGCCTCCAGAGGCACCGAGTCCAATCCTGCATCCTCAACCGCTCCCTGTGGGACGCTCCCCACATCCTGGACCAGAGCCTCCTCCTGCTGATCCCAAACCTGGGCCCAGCTTCCTGGACCAGCGTCTACCGTGTGCTGAGGACACAGTCGCAGATAGACAACGTGGCTGTCATCCAGCCGTACCCTTCCCAGCACGAGACTCTTCCCCCCTGCCCAACCAGGATTGGTCACAGCAGCGGCAGGCCCTCAGGGAGAGCCCAGGCCCTGGACCTGTCTCACCTGCCTTCACCAGACCATACTACCTCAAGCGACTGAAGGAGGGAAGCCCTGGGGGGCCAGCTG CAAGGTACAGCCGTGAATTGACTCTGGCCCTGCAGACAGGCTGTGTGCCTAATGCCCAGGATGATGAGGATGTCCTGGCTCAGCAGTTCGACCAGCCAGACCCAACCCAGAGGTGGCGTGAGGGGACTGTTAAGTCAAGTTTCACCTACCTGCTGCTGGACCCCAG GGTGACCCAGAACCTACCCTCCCAGTGTCACATCCTGAGCGCAGCTGAATGCTTCCAGACCTTTATACAAGCCATCTTCTATGTGGGTAAAGGCACTCGGACCCGACCGTACTCCCACCTATCCGAGGCCCTGCGCCATCGCCGAGACAGGCAGAAGCAG ACTTGCCCCAAGGTGGAGCGCATCCTGGACATTTGGGCAAGTGGCCACGGGGTGGTCTCCCTGCATTGCTTCCAGAACGTCGTTGCGGTGGAAGCCTATACGAGGGAGGCGTGTCTGGTGGATGCCCTTG GGATGCAGGTGCTCTCTAATCAGAAGAAGGGCCATTACTACGGGGCAGTGGCGAGCTGGCCGGCTCCACGGCGCAGACGGCTGGGTGTGCACTTGCTGCACCGCGCGTTGGCCATCTTCCTGGCGGAGGGGGAGAGGCAGCTCCGGCCCCCGGACATCCAGGTTGGCACCTGA